A window of the Tunturibacter empetritectus genome harbors these coding sequences:
- a CDS encoding type III pantothenate kinase, with protein MLLAMDVGNTNTVLGLYRLANEATATGPELVANWRITTPSSKLTSDEFGILLRNLFGLKGLEIGVVDGIAISSVVPPLDSTLRQVCELYFHVRPVFVEPGVKTGIPVLTDNPAELGADRIVNCIAAFERFGGPCIVVDMGTATTFDVLSKKGEFLGGAIAPGLGISADALFSRAARLPRIDIKKPAKVIGTGTVDNIQIGLYYGYIGLVDGILERMIAEMGPETKTVATGGLAKLIAGGSKYIGAVDELLTLTGLRLIYERNLDRHKKRGT; from the coding sequence ATGCTACTGGCAATGGATGTGGGCAACACCAACACGGTTCTCGGGCTCTACCGGCTGGCCAACGAAGCAACGGCGACGGGGCCGGAGTTGGTGGCGAACTGGCGCATCACAACACCCTCGTCGAAACTGACCAGCGATGAGTTCGGCATTCTCCTGCGCAATCTCTTCGGCTTAAAAGGGCTGGAGATTGGAGTAGTCGACGGCATCGCGATCTCCTCAGTAGTCCCCCCACTGGACTCAACCCTGCGCCAGGTCTGCGAGCTGTACTTTCATGTTAGGCCCGTCTTCGTCGAACCTGGCGTGAAGACCGGCATTCCCGTCTTGACGGATAACCCCGCAGAGCTCGGCGCCGACCGGATCGTCAACTGCATCGCGGCCTTCGAGCGCTTCGGAGGACCGTGCATCGTGGTGGATATGGGCACTGCAACAACCTTCGACGTGCTCTCAAAAAAAGGCGAGTTCCTCGGCGGCGCGATCGCCCCGGGGCTAGGCATCTCCGCCGATGCTCTGTTCTCGCGCGCGGCCCGGCTGCCGCGAATCGATATCAAAAAACCCGCAAAGGTCATCGGAACCGGAACCGTCGACAACATCCAGATTGGCCTTTACTACGGCTACATCGGGCTCGTCGACGGCATCCTCGAACGCATGATAGCCGAGATGGGACCCGAGACTAAAACCGTTGCCACTGGCGGCCTCGCAAAACTCATTGCCGGCGGATCGAAGTACATCGGAGCAGTGGATGAGTTGCTGACGTTGACCGGACTGCGCCTCATCTACGAGCGCAATCTTGACCGGCACAAAAAGCGCGGGACCTAA
- a CDS encoding biotin--[acetyl-CoA-carboxylase] ligase, with the protein MADSFDLSSIVAALARSPFAGHLQHLPTVGSTNLLALEAAQAGASHGSVWVADEQTAGRGRGGNTWHSIPGDGLYLSVLLRPQIALVDALWLSLATGLAAQAAIAAVTGLRPDIRWPNDLLLDEKKCGGILVETSSIPSQSDTPTMLRYAVIGIGINVNHSNFPAEIEPFATSLRREGGSSHPRERVLIELLRALDEEIHLLEDELREASTRPSLLERFEAASSWVRGKRVRVDEDGGYTGVTTGLDPRGFLRIAGDDGELHTVLSGGVRPF; encoded by the coding sequence GTGGCTGATTCGTTCGATCTTTCCTCCATTGTCGCTGCACTCGCCCGCTCCCCCTTCGCCGGCCATCTGCAGCATCTCCCAACGGTTGGGTCCACCAACTTGCTGGCGTTGGAAGCCGCACAAGCAGGCGCATCGCATGGCAGCGTGTGGGTCGCCGATGAGCAAACCGCAGGGCGAGGGCGCGGCGGCAACACCTGGCACTCCATACCCGGCGACGGGCTTTACCTAAGCGTGCTCCTTCGCCCGCAAATAGCCTTAGTCGACGCACTCTGGCTATCCCTAGCAACCGGCCTTGCTGCGCAAGCAGCCATCGCCGCCGTAACAGGCCTTAGACCAGATATTCGTTGGCCCAATGATCTTCTTCTCGATGAAAAAAAATGCGGAGGCATCCTGGTCGAAACCTCCTCGATTCCCTCGCAGTCTGACACTCCCACGATGCTTCGATACGCCGTCATAGGGATCGGCATCAATGTAAATCACAGCAACTTCCCTGCCGAAATTGAACCCTTCGCCACCTCGCTGCGCCGCGAAGGCGGAAGTTCGCATCCACGGGAACGCGTACTGATCGAACTTCTGCGCGCTCTCGACGAAGAGATTCACCTTCTCGAGGATGAGCTCCGTGAAGCTTCCACGCGCCCCTCCCTGTTAGAGAGATTTGAAGCAGCGTCAAGCTGGGTGCGAGGCAAACGCGTTCGAGTCGACGAGGACGGCGGATATACTGGCGTGACGACAGGGCTCGACCCTCGCGGCTTTTTGCGTATCGCAGGAGACGATGGAGAGCTGCATACGGTACTCTCCGGCGGAGTTCGTCCGTTCTAG
- a CDS encoding ComEC/Rec2 family competence protein, whose product MKTGRTNEPNPDLWPKAVARVPQLKFRRAPLLTAVCWFALGEVMARNHVPTIIVLVAISLLCGLTLASLRWSFRIAIVPLATVWMALGLFCAEVQPAPPTQHALKAYADGLSRQVRGRVVRVRELAPVQENSDQDKEAGWWPEKEADEEAAAVGALSVDIQVDAVEEVTPDVAWMAPVKGGVRMNVVPDKLATNAAVTGLAVSASQPLPTLKCGDLVQAPMRLKVAEYYRDPGAWQYADYLLAQGIGAHASVRTSKVSVLDEAGSKLAMQSERAAQWQCRIFAAQSWASGRVVGYVHSKANRGLPNILRLCADDAGMLNAMLFGDRAGLNKTQRVGFERTGSFHLFVVSGMHVGLLAGLVFWLARRLKLHDWLATSLTIALTFGYALLTGFGAPVQRALFMTTVFLMARLLSRDRNVLNALGAAALAVLVLSPSALFEASFQMTFLAIVAIGGIAIPLGERSFLPYANAAENLWDKWIDTGLPPRVAQFRLMLRMASEAIAKLPGHWSRELLPALIRCSLWALELSLIGVVAEMVMVLPMAVYFHRATMFAVPTNMLSVPLVAILAPTAVVTFCASLVSPWLALLPGAMTALLLHGVAGVIGHVSAVHAADLRVPAPAWWVAILAVIAWAFSYWAVRRSRNWAWAAVVALPLVALIVLWPEHSIVSPGMMEVTAIDVGQGDSIFIVSPDGATMLIDAGGPVGRVTEAAEATSRFDVGEEVVSPYLWSRRFRRLDVLALSHAHSDHMGGMPAVLRNFRPRELWVSIDPNSDAYRSLLDEAKDLGVTVRHFYAGTQLAWAGTQITMLAPESGYVNPREPINNDSLVMRVQYGDASVLLEGDAEAPSEREMLSHGRVSPVTLLKIGHHGSRTSTTQEFFAVAAPKDAVVSVGKGNTFGHPRYEVIERIADARTKLYRTDEFGLTTFLLGRDGKIRELVDASNP is encoded by the coding sequence ATGAAGACCGGAAGAACCAACGAGCCGAACCCCGATCTCTGGCCGAAGGCAGTCGCACGCGTTCCCCAGCTCAAGTTCCGTCGCGCTCCTCTGCTGACGGCGGTCTGCTGGTTTGCTCTGGGCGAAGTGATGGCTCGGAATCACGTACCAACGATCATCGTGCTCGTTGCCATCTCACTCTTGTGCGGTCTGACGCTAGCCAGCCTGCGATGGTCTTTCCGGATCGCAATCGTCCCTCTTGCCACCGTTTGGATGGCCCTTGGACTCTTCTGCGCGGAGGTGCAGCCCGCTCCGCCTACTCAACACGCTCTGAAAGCGTATGCAGACGGACTGAGCCGACAAGTCAGAGGACGCGTCGTACGGGTTCGCGAGTTAGCTCCCGTGCAGGAAAACTCGGATCAGGATAAGGAAGCAGGTTGGTGGCCGGAGAAAGAGGCTGACGAGGAGGCGGCGGCTGTCGGCGCACTCTCAGTCGATATTCAAGTCGATGCGGTGGAGGAGGTAACGCCAGACGTTGCATGGATGGCCCCTGTCAAAGGTGGCGTGCGCATGAATGTCGTTCCTGACAAGCTTGCAACGAACGCCGCCGTTACAGGTCTCGCCGTATCTGCCAGTCAACCGCTTCCCACGCTGAAGTGTGGCGACCTGGTGCAGGCTCCCATGCGACTGAAGGTGGCCGAGTACTACCGTGATCCTGGCGCGTGGCAGTACGCAGACTACCTGCTTGCACAGGGAATCGGCGCTCATGCAAGCGTGCGTACCTCGAAGGTCTCCGTCCTCGACGAAGCCGGCTCAAAACTTGCGATGCAGTCCGAACGCGCAGCGCAGTGGCAATGCAGGATCTTCGCAGCACAAAGCTGGGCTTCGGGCCGCGTGGTTGGCTACGTGCATTCGAAGGCGAATCGAGGACTTCCAAACATCCTGCGGCTCTGCGCGGACGACGCAGGGATGCTCAACGCAATGCTGTTTGGCGACCGCGCCGGCCTCAATAAAACTCAACGCGTAGGCTTCGAGCGAACAGGGTCGTTTCATCTCTTTGTGGTCTCAGGAATGCACGTCGGCCTACTCGCTGGCCTCGTCTTCTGGCTGGCTCGCCGGCTCAAACTGCACGATTGGCTCGCAACGTCGCTTACCATCGCCTTGACCTTTGGCTACGCGTTGCTGACTGGCTTTGGCGCGCCCGTGCAACGAGCGCTCTTCATGACAACGGTCTTTCTCATGGCGCGTCTTTTAAGTCGGGATCGCAACGTACTGAACGCTCTAGGAGCCGCTGCACTGGCTGTCCTGGTGTTATCTCCAAGCGCGCTATTCGAAGCCAGCTTCCAGATGACGTTCCTCGCGATCGTTGCGATCGGCGGCATCGCGATTCCATTGGGAGAGCGCAGCTTTCTTCCGTATGCCAACGCCGCGGAGAACCTCTGGGACAAGTGGATCGACACGGGCCTGCCCCCTCGAGTGGCGCAGTTTCGGCTGATGCTGCGAATGGCCAGCGAAGCCATCGCAAAGTTACCGGGTCACTGGTCCAGGGAGTTGCTGCCCGCACTGATTCGTTGCAGTCTCTGGGCGTTGGAGTTGTCGTTGATAGGCGTAGTGGCCGAGATGGTAATGGTCTTGCCGATGGCAGTTTACTTCCACCGCGCAACCATGTTCGCCGTCCCCACCAATATGTTGAGCGTGCCGCTGGTCGCTATACTCGCTCCTACCGCAGTCGTTACATTTTGCGCCTCCCTCGTCAGCCCCTGGTTAGCGTTGCTGCCGGGCGCCATGACGGCTCTGTTGCTCCACGGAGTTGCGGGAGTGATCGGCCACGTCAGCGCAGTTCATGCAGCCGATCTGCGCGTCCCCGCTCCAGCGTGGTGGGTCGCTATCCTGGCAGTTATTGCGTGGGCCTTCTCCTACTGGGCCGTGCGACGATCCCGCAACTGGGCCTGGGCTGCAGTCGTCGCGCTTCCGCTGGTCGCCTTGATCGTGCTGTGGCCGGAGCATTCGATCGTCTCACCCGGCATGATGGAGGTGACAGCGATCGACGTCGGACAGGGAGACTCCATCTTCATCGTCAGCCCCGACGGTGCAACGATGCTGATCGATGCCGGCGGACCAGTCGGGAGAGTCACCGAGGCCGCAGAAGCGACAAGCCGCTTCGACGTTGGCGAGGAGGTCGTCTCGCCGTATCTCTGGTCACGCAGATTTCGTCGGCTCGATGTGCTTGCCCTTAGCCATGCCCACAGCGATCACATGGGCGGAATGCCCGCAGTCCTTCGCAACTTTCGCCCTCGCGAACTATGGGTCAGCATCGATCCCAACTCCGATGCCTACCGTTCGCTGCTCGACGAAGCAAAAGATCTTGGAGTCACCGTACGTCATTTTTACGCGGGCACCCAGCTTGCCTGGGCAGGAACGCAGATAACGATGCTCGCGCCCGAGTCCGGGTACGTCAACCCTCGAGAGCCCATCAACAACGACTCGCTCGTGATGCGAGTGCAATACGGCGACGCGTCCGTTTTGTTGGAAGGTGATGCCGAAGCCCCCAGCGAACGCGAGATGCTCTCGCATGGAAGAGTTTCGCCAGTCACGCTCTTGAAGATCGGCCACCACGGCAGCCGCACCTCGACGACTCAGGAGTTCTTCGCTGTCGCCGCCCCAAAAGATGCCGTTGTGTCGGTCGGCAAGGGGAATACATTTGGTCACCCCCGTTACGAAGTGATCGAACGAATTGCTGACGCTCGCACTAAGCTGTATCGAACGGACGAGTTTGGCTTGACCACCTTCCTGCTGGGCCGGGATGGAAAGATCCGTGAGCTTGTCGATGCGTCTAATCCATAA
- a CDS encoding serine hydrolase domain-containing protein codes for MIRRADSMSRREALALTAKTGFGTLVLSWTGFAQTGPVPTTGKSVPELKHLDEVLVDYLRNNPSLAGASLAVARNGDVIYARAFGYADVEARLPAQPSSLFRIASVSKTFTSAAIMLLVQRGKLRLTDPVFPLLALEMPFHERTPLDPRLNSITVHQVLCHTGGWAANLARNPFETWTGFDPMFSTLQIAQSLGSQSPARPVDIVRFMMTRPLDFDPGTHYSYSNFGYCVLGRVIEKVSGRPYADFVTSELFKPLGIADARIGHSLAEMRAEGEVRYYSADDPTPTSKNVFGGKDVVWRYGGFQVEAMDSHGGWIATASDLARFGASLDIAHPNGPLTGESIDKMFSRPAESGTSSNGIDFTEYYGYGWHVSSTEPEGRSEFHGGNFSGTSAFLMRRQDGVVWAIVFNSTFDNQNQLPAVAMAPAINGSINSTVKWPG; via the coding sequence ATGATCAGAAGAGCCGACTCGATGAGCCGCCGTGAAGCATTGGCTTTGACTGCGAAGACGGGTTTTGGGACGCTGGTTCTCAGCTGGACCGGTTTCGCGCAAACTGGTCCGGTCCCCACAACTGGAAAGTCCGTACCTGAATTGAAACATCTCGACGAGGTTCTGGTGGACTATCTCCGCAACAATCCATCACTTGCAGGCGCGAGTCTTGCCGTCGCGCGGAACGGAGATGTCATTTATGCTCGTGCGTTCGGCTATGCAGATGTGGAAGCCAGGTTGCCCGCTCAGCCATCGTCTCTTTTCAGGATCGCAAGCGTAAGTAAAACATTCACCTCCGCTGCGATCATGCTCCTCGTGCAGCGGGGCAAACTGCGGCTCACCGATCCAGTGTTTCCGTTGCTCGCACTGGAGATGCCGTTTCATGAGCGGACACCACTCGATCCGAGACTGAATTCCATTACCGTCCATCAAGTGCTTTGCCACACAGGTGGCTGGGCGGCCAACCTCGCGAGGAATCCGTTCGAAACGTGGACCGGTTTCGACCCGATGTTCTCCACTTTGCAGATCGCGCAAAGTCTTGGAAGCCAATCACCGGCACGCCCTGTAGACATCGTTCGATTCATGATGACTCGTCCGTTAGATTTTGATCCCGGCACTCACTATTCGTATTCGAACTTCGGCTACTGTGTCCTTGGAAGAGTAATCGAGAAGGTCTCCGGTAGACCCTACGCGGACTTCGTGACGAGTGAACTGTTCAAGCCGCTCGGCATTGCAGACGCTCGCATCGGCCATTCGCTGGCTGAAATGCGGGCAGAAGGAGAAGTCCGGTATTATTCCGCCGACGATCCCACTCCGACCTCCAAAAACGTCTTCGGCGGGAAAGACGTGGTTTGGCGGTACGGAGGTTTCCAGGTCGAGGCGATGGATTCGCACGGCGGATGGATCGCAACCGCATCGGACCTCGCGCGATTCGGCGCATCGTTAGACATCGCACACCCAAACGGCCCTTTGACTGGCGAGTCCATTGACAAGATGTTTTCGCGCCCCGCGGAGTCGGGAACGTCCTCCAATGGCATCGACTTTACCGAATACTACGGCTATGGATGGCATGTTAGCTCGACAGAGCCGGAAGGTCGATCGGAGTTCCACGGCGGAAACTTTTCGGGAACTTCGGCGTTTCTGATGCGGAGACAGGACGGCGTTGTATGGGCGATTGTCTTTAACTCTACATTTGATAATCAGAATCAGTTACCTGCAGTGGCCATGGCGCCAGCAATCAACGGCTCGATCAATTCCACAGTGAAGTGGCCAGGATAG
- the nadC gene encoding carboxylating nicotinate-nucleotide diphosphorylase encodes MDWKSKRIRTILEAALAEDKVANDVTTALTIPPNLRASGTIIAKQACVVSGLGCIPVFLDIFAKMQTASTGRFEVISHPEIFDGVSVKKGQTLAVIRHNAAAILSCERVILNLMQRMSGIATLTNEFVKAVAGTKTKVLDTRKTIPGLRVLDKYAVCCGGGVNHRLDLQDGILIKNNHISLGGGLPTVLERALQGRKTGQVVQVEARSQAELDQAIAGGAESILLDNMTPSQVKKAVKQIRATLPNVPVEASGNMNLKTVRDYALAGVDFVSVGALTHSAVAVDLSMRITADIY; translated from the coding sequence ATGGACTGGAAGAGCAAACGGATTCGCACCATCCTTGAAGCTGCCCTGGCTGAAGACAAAGTCGCCAACGACGTCACCACCGCTCTCACCATCCCACCCAATCTCCGCGCCTCCGGAACCATCATCGCCAAGCAGGCCTGCGTCGTCTCCGGACTAGGCTGCATCCCCGTATTTCTCGATATCTTCGCAAAGATGCAGACCGCGTCAACCGGGCGTTTCGAGGTCATCAGCCACCCCGAGATCTTCGACGGCGTAAGCGTGAAGAAGGGCCAAACCCTCGCCGTGATTCGCCATAACGCTGCAGCCATCCTCTCCTGCGAGCGCGTCATCCTCAACCTCATGCAGCGCATGAGCGGCATCGCCACACTGACCAACGAGTTCGTAAAAGCAGTCGCCGGCACCAAGACAAAAGTCCTCGACACTCGCAAAACCATACCAGGCCTGCGCGTTCTCGATAAGTACGCCGTCTGCTGCGGCGGCGGCGTCAATCATCGCCTCGATCTGCAGGACGGAATCCTCATCAAGAACAATCACATCTCGCTCGGCGGCGGCCTTCCAACAGTGCTAGAGCGCGCCCTCCAAGGCCGAAAAACAGGCCAGGTCGTGCAGGTCGAAGCCCGCAGCCAGGCAGAATTAGATCAAGCTATCGCTGGCGGCGCAGAGTCCATCCTGCTCGACAACATGACTCCTTCGCAGGTAAAGAAAGCGGTCAAGCAGATTCGCGCCACCCTGCCAAACGTCCCAGTTGAAGCCTCCGGCAACATGAATCTGAAGACGGTGCGTGACTACGCCTTAGCCGGAGTGGACTTCGTCTCCGTCGGCGCACTCACCCACTCAGCCGTTGCAGTTGACCTGAGCATGCGCATAACAGCGGACATCTACTGA
- the rlmD gene encoding 23S rRNA (uracil(1939)-C(5))-methyltransferase RlmD yields the protein MKLQIEKAIYGGACLAHQSDGDSVFIPFVLPGELVEVQIQQQKKNFEEASLLQVLEDSVDRVQPACPHFGECGGCHYQHTQYPAQVKMKASILQETLERAGLKTLPEIQLHSAAPWAYRNRMRLRLEELDSILKVGYNRQGTNVFLAIQECPITAPLLWRAAQSLLQVATENTASSRWLLNAVEAEFFTTADEKKLQMTVFVRKDQPGLAPLCDRMKQLVPELTGAGTSLLKPAGPQRQLQKPRPLESWGAQGLSYQAGNEDYWVSRGAFFQVNRFLIEELVRIVATNRQGQLAWDLYAGVGLFSRALAKTFQQVVAVEAAATDLIKSFKGTGRHAIEATTIEFLRQAVVQRERPQLIVVDPPRAGVGAEVCALLARVAAPEIVYVSCDPVTLARDLKMLVDAGYNLEELHLVDLFPQTFHLETIVILRR from the coding sequence ATGAAGTTACAAATTGAAAAAGCAATCTATGGCGGAGCTTGCCTTGCTCATCAGTCCGATGGAGATTCTGTCTTTATACCCTTCGTGCTACCAGGCGAATTGGTCGAGGTCCAGATTCAGCAGCAGAAAAAGAACTTTGAGGAAGCCTCTCTTCTGCAGGTGCTGGAGGATTCGGTAGACCGTGTCCAGCCAGCGTGTCCACACTTCGGAGAGTGTGGTGGATGTCACTACCAGCACACCCAATATCCCGCGCAGGTGAAGATGAAGGCATCCATCCTGCAGGAGACGCTCGAACGTGCCGGGTTGAAAACGCTACCTGAGATTCAGCTTCATTCCGCGGCTCCCTGGGCTTACAGAAATCGTATGCGCCTGCGGCTCGAAGAGCTGGACTCCATCCTGAAAGTCGGCTACAACCGGCAGGGCACCAATGTGTTTCTTGCGATTCAGGAGTGCCCCATCACTGCGCCGTTGCTGTGGCGCGCGGCTCAAAGCCTCTTGCAAGTGGCGACAGAGAACACTGCTTCAAGTCGCTGGCTACTCAACGCTGTCGAAGCGGAGTTTTTTACAACAGCCGACGAAAAGAAGCTGCAGATGACCGTCTTTGTCCGAAAAGATCAACCTGGGTTAGCCCCATTGTGTGACCGCATGAAACAGCTCGTGCCAGAGCTCACGGGAGCTGGCACCTCTCTCCTAAAACCCGCAGGACCACAGCGACAGCTACAGAAGCCGCGTCCTTTAGAGAGTTGGGGAGCACAAGGCTTGAGTTATCAGGCAGGAAACGAAGACTACTGGGTGAGCCGCGGCGCCTTCTTCCAGGTCAACCGCTTTCTCATCGAGGAGCTTGTCCGGATCGTCGCAACAAATCGTCAGGGACAACTAGCATGGGATCTATACGCAGGCGTGGGATTATTTTCTCGAGCACTGGCGAAGACGTTTCAGCAGGTCGTAGCCGTCGAAGCCGCCGCCACCGATCTGATCAAATCCTTCAAAGGAACAGGCAGGCACGCCATCGAAGCCACCACCATTGAATTCCTCCGTCAGGCTGTGGTGCAGCGAGAACGCCCTCAGTTGATCGTCGTTGACCCTCCGCGGGCCGGTGTCGGAGCCGAGGTTTGCGCACTCCTCGCGCGCGTTGCGGCCCCCGAGATCGTCTACGTCTCCTGCGATCCCGTAACTCTGGCTCGAGACCTGAAAATGCTGGTAGACGCGGGCTACAACCTCGAAGAACTCCACTTGGTCGACCTGTTTCCTCAGACGTTTCATCTTGAGACGATCGTGATTCTGCGCAGATAA
- a CDS encoding DUF2252 family protein: MRKKVIEINPADRQAILEERRRLKMARSAHAYVRGNTLQFYQWLKEDSARKLPQGPPVWICGDCHVGNLGPVANSDGKVEIEIRDLDQTVIGNPAHDLIRLGLSLATAARGSDLPGVTTALMMEQMVQGYRSALVPQRAKKIQKTPENLRPVETVLRQAVNREWRHLAQERIEDVEPTIPLGDRFWALSEEEKEEIKQLFQKEDARKLITSLKHRDDDAKIRVLDAAYWMKGCSSLGRLRYAVLLGVGPKKDKEYCLVDIKEAVRAAAPAAKNADMPRDFAQRVVTGASNLSPYLGERMLAAKFLGRPVVLRELMPQDLKLEIDRLTREEAVNAASYLAYIVGKAHARQMDAATRKRWAAELTKNQSKTLNAPGWMWTSIVELIASHETAYLEHCRLYATA; this comes from the coding sequence ATGCGGAAAAAAGTAATTGAAATCAACCCAGCCGATCGCCAGGCCATACTCGAAGAACGTCGTCGCCTGAAGATGGCACGCTCTGCCCACGCCTATGTCCGTGGAAACACCCTCCAGTTCTACCAGTGGCTCAAGGAAGACTCCGCCCGCAAGCTCCCCCAGGGCCCTCCCGTATGGATCTGCGGCGACTGCCACGTAGGCAACCTCGGTCCCGTCGCCAACTCCGACGGCAAAGTCGAGATCGAGATCCGCGACCTCGACCAGACCGTCATCGGCAACCCCGCGCACGATCTCATCCGCCTCGGCCTCTCCCTCGCCACCGCCGCCCGCGGCTCCGACCTTCCCGGAGTCACCACCGCCCTCATGATGGAGCAGATGGTCCAGGGATATCGCAGCGCCCTCGTCCCGCAACGCGCAAAGAAGATCCAGAAAACGCCTGAAAACCTGCGCCCGGTCGAGACCGTGCTTCGTCAGGCCGTCAATCGCGAGTGGCGTCATCTGGCCCAGGAGCGCATTGAGGACGTCGAGCCAACCATTCCGCTCGGCGATCGCTTCTGGGCACTCTCCGAAGAGGAAAAGGAAGAGATCAAACAGCTCTTCCAGAAGGAAGACGCCCGCAAGCTCATCACCTCGCTCAAGCATCGCGACGACGACGCCAAGATCCGTGTGCTCGACGCCGCCTACTGGATGAAGGGCTGCAGCTCCCTCGGCCGCCTTCGCTACGCCGTCCTGCTCGGCGTAGGCCCGAAGAAAGACAAGGAGTACTGCCTCGTCGACATCAAGGAGGCCGTGCGAGCCGCCGCACCGGCAGCCAAAAACGCCGACATGCCCAGAGACTTCGCCCAGCGGGTCGTCACCGGCGCCTCGAACCTGTCTCCATATCTCGGCGAACGCATGCTCGCCGCGAAGTTCCTAGGCCGCCCAGTCGTCCTGCGCGAGCTCATGCCTCAGGACCTCAAGCTCGAGATCGACCGCCTCACCCGCGAGGAAGCCGTCAACGCCGCCAGCTATCTCGCCTACATCGTCGGCAAAGCCCACGCCCGCCAGATGGACGCTGCCACCCGCAAGCGCTGGGCTGCTGAGCTCACCAAAAACCAGTCAAAGACCCTCAACGCCCCCGGCTGGATGTGGACCAGCATCGTCGAGCTCATCGCCAGCCACGAAACCGCCTACCTCGAACACTGCCGCCTCTACGCAACCGCCTAG